The stretch of DNA tcagaattttccacagtttattgtgatccacacagtcagaggctttggcatagtcaataaaacaggcAGTTCATGTTCCTTATACTAAGCGGCATTACTCTTTAATTGCACAAAGACTTTATCGCACCGGGAACCGGGCTGATCGTCACTCAAATAAAGGAACCCCTAACCGGGACGGAGGGATGGAGGGACCGGAGAAGGGCAAATCTTAGGTGGTAGCCAGACCCCGGCCGTGATAGGAGGCGGACTCTCGCGGGATTCTCGGAGGTCTCGCGGGAATATCGGGACAGAGCAACCTGTCACGTGACTCCCGGGGCGGCCCGCGCTCCCCCACCGCTCAGACTGAGCAGCCACGTCGGAAAGGGGCGTGGCGAAGGCCGTGCGTGGTGCGTGCCCCGCCCCTCCTCCGGAGCCCGGATGAAGAGTAACGCCATTCGCGCCGGAGCCGCCGAGACCTCTCTCGGTCGGGGTCTGGACGCCGGAGCGACAGCGCCATGTGGTCCCTCCGCCgcctgctgctgcttctcctgcTGGTGTTCCCCGCCACCCTTCTGCTCCGAGGCGGCCCGGGAGGTGAGGCCGGGGCCGTGGGTGGAGGGGCTCGGCCTGGTGGGCGGGAGCAGCCGTGGGACCAGGCAGGCGTGGGGCCGGAGGTGGCCGCGGCGCTCCCTGGGGCCGGGGTCCCCCAGCGGCCGGGGTCCCCCCGCCGACCTCTCTCGGCGGCGCCCGGGCCCCATCCCCGCCCCCGGCGTGCAGTGCAGCCCCGCCGGGACCTGGTCCCGGCACGGGGGCTTCGGGAGGCTCGGGAGGCTCGGGCGAGACCGGAGCCTTGGCCGGGTAGAGCCGGGCCGGGGGGCGAGGGCGGCAGGCCGAGCGCTCGGGGACCTCTGACCGCCCGCGGCCGCAGCTccgccccctgccctgccctccccttGGCGCTGAGCTGACGTGTCCCTGACTTCCAGGCCCCGCGTCTTCCATTCATTTGCAGAAACCCGGGTGTTTGCGGGCCCAGGCGCACAGCTGGGCCTCCGGTGTGCTCCGGGGATACTCCTGTGTATCAGCCCAGCCCTCTGCGTCTCCCGGTGTCTTGATTTCACCTAAACCTCTGGTCCTCGTCTGCTAGTGCAGCCCTGCGCCCAGGCGGGCTGCGGAATCCCTGGGCATGTCCATTACTCCAGCCCTCCTTTTGCTCTCCTTTCTTTGGTAACTTTTTTTGTTTCGTGGGTCCATCGCATAGtcctggaaaaaaaatgtagtctAATTCGTTATTTAGGTGTATTCCGACAGTTTATCTGGTGTGACAGTGAATAACAGGACGATAAAAATGTGGAGACTTCGCTTCTTGCCCTGATTCTGTCTTGAACTGCAGTTTTCTCCATGGAATTTAGTCTGACCGTATGATCGCTAGAATTCCTTTTATTCTGTAAGTTTAATCAAGCTGTGTGGCAAAATGAATGATGGTGACAGCGCTCCACGTGTTCTTTTTGCAAAGAAAAGTGAACTGACTGGTTTCTGTTTAATGGGTAGAAAACCAAGTGGGAGAACTAACTACAACTGTTAATTCATTTGCAGATTTAAATAGAAATGCTTTTCCTTTAGGAGTTGCTTTCctggttgttttcattttctttaggaaaatttGGTGATCCTATTTGTCTAGAATCTGGACTGTATTTTTTCTGGctttagaacattttcttaaGAAACATCAGTATCTAACTGggtatctttgttttgttttgttttgttttggtgccTTAGGGTCTATCTTTCAAAAGATGTCTTCTCTTAATTTTTCCAATAGaaaactgttttgatttttttttaaggcacaaAATTGTTACTGGTTAGcataaaaacatttaataaatgttggGTGAAAGCCATTGTATTTATTGAGAAGTCTTGAAATTTAAGTACAACTTGGTTGTGTCAGATGTAGGTAGTCTTCTTGCTAGTTTTATTATAAGTTACGAATGCACTGTTTCAGTTCAACAAGCGGTAGAAGCTGGCTTTCAGTTCATGAAGTGTGGTTCAGTGTTAACACTTGACTTAAATCTTAACTGCAGTAAGAActcagggaggaggagaaggcttGAAGTACAGAGTCCTTCGTATTTACGGTTTCTTCTTGGTTTTACAGCGTGTGCACACGCTTCCTTTCTCATCCCCCGCCCCCCATACTGAATTGCCACATCATCATCCTTTCTGAGAAGTGTTGGAAGAGTCTCTGGAACTTTGAAATTTCTTCTGAGGGCCTTGCTTGAAATAGATTTAATGTGACATGTATTTTTGCCTATAAAATTAGGATTTATAATTTTGGGGCATTATAGTTAATGCTTAACTTTCACTGTGACTTTAAGTGTAGGGATTATAAGAAGTATCTTAAAAACATGTTTGAAGCTGtatgcagaaataaatgcatgctTTCCCATCTCTCAACTCTGAAATTACCAATATAGTTTTTTACTAAATCATATGTGTTTTATCAGAGCTAGTTTTTACCATGGATGTCATACAGATGTTTGTTTCTTGGAGTTATATGCTATGAAATGCTAAGAGTTTTGAGCTGTTGTGAACTTTAAGAAACAATTTCTTTCCTAGATATTTAGATTGCTATTTTCCTTTAGacctggatttttttgtttgttttatatggtTAATAATGGATTAAATTGTAGagctttttagttttaaaacaaacttaCTTTGTTACTTATAAGATGTTTAACAAAATTGCTTGAATTTATTTACTTGGGCTTTACGGCATCTGTAGTTTTAGCAGTTTATTTTTCcagctgttttttaaagttaaacagCATTTCCCACTAAAATTAATGTGCAGTTGGTAAGACTAGCAGTAAGATAAGATCATCTGAATGTTCTTAGATGCATTGTAATTTGACATCACTTGAGTGAACTGGGAGATTGAGTTATTCTAAGGGAAATTTTTTGTTGcccttagaaaaggaaaagttggTATTCCAGGATAAAGGTTAACTACTTGTTTGGTGTTTTATTGTTAGGCTCTCTGGCAGTGGCTCAGGATCTTACAGaggatgaagaaacagtggaagaTTCTATAATTGAAGATGAAGACGATGAAGCAGAGGTGGAAGAAGATGAACCGACAGATTTGGTTAGCGCCGTGTTTGATTCATTACATGTATATGATGCATTTAGAATTTATCCCTTATATAGACAAATATGGTATTAAACTGTTTGCCTTTAGAGGTTTGTTAACTGGGATCAGAGTGGATTGAAGTTGGGAGAATGGGGCCAGTCATTGAGGATAATTCCTTAGTATTTTTTGGCACAGGGAAGGAGGTGTGAGACAGAACAGTTCCAAGATGATATGGACAGGAATCTTTAAGGTAACAGAGCAGGACCACCGGCCCAGTGGATGGGTTTGGGACGTATCGCGCTTAACTTTCCGACCTTGGGCAGCTTACCTCACTGGGTCTtacttcctcttctctccttccttccctcagtAAGCAGTGTATCTGAGTTCCTACAacgtgtcaggcactgttctggaTTCCCTGGGTGAACAAGTCAGATAGCCTCTCTGCTCTCGCGGTCTTTATGTTCTTGGACAGTGTGTATGGATTTTGCTGCCAGGGGGTGAGGAGCagacaaaaaaatatgtaaactaTGTTCCATGAAGATTCCTCATAGAGAGAGGGCTTGGAAAAGATCTAGAAGTTGTCTGACTTTGAAGCTCTTACTGTAAAATTATAGTATGACAGCAGACATGGAGCTACGAGTAGGATCATTGTGGCATGCTTGTAGctgaaacctggcgggctacagtccacggggtcacagagtcaggcatgactcaggaactcacactttcacttcactttctagcTTATTTTTTCTCTCGGACTACTGTAATTTATCCTAAGTAGAATCTTTTAACCACTTTCAAACTCCAAAATCAGTTTCTCTTTGAAGTCTTCTCAACAATGTGGTCTTTGATGTCAGAACGTGAAGGCCATCAGTGTGAACTCTCAAGTGATCTGCGTTCTTCTGAATATATTACGCACCATCTTGTCTGCGACTTTCCTTTCAGACAGTTGTTTTTCCTCTCCTCTAGGGTGGGTCCTCCCACCTTCTCCCCGTCTGGCCCTGTGGGATCTTGCTTATTATCATCTTTCTTCCTGTGGCTTCAAGCGTTGAGCTTTCACGGTGACCTCCTTCTGTTCAGCCACAGACGTGCCCGCAGCCCCACTGGTGTTCCTCCACCTTAAGTTGCTACAGGTTTCTTTTCACAGCACGGTTCTTGGAGAGTGCTCTGTCCAGCTGTGTCTTCTGCTCGTGTCCCATTCGTTCTCACAGGGGTCGGTCAGCGCCCACGAACCCCGTAAACCCTCCTTGCTGCGCCGCCAGTGGCCTGCTGGCCGGTCCCTGGCCTGGCCTGTGCCCTGAGCCTTGGCTGCGCGCCCCTCCTCGCGGGCCTCGTGGCCCTTCTGGGTCTTCTCCCGCCGCCTCTCCCTTCTCGCTCCTTAACGCCGGTGACGCCTGTGCTCAGGTCATGGGGGGATTTCTCTTGTTTCTCAAGGGTCTCCTTTTCCCCGTATTTGACAGTTTATGGCTCCTACCTTCCTGTTTCTTGTCTCTTCCtacttgtcttttttcccccaaaatggaAATTCACTAACTTGTATTAAATGAAAGGATCATTAAAGATACTTAAAATGTAATGGCTGTTCAGTCATTGAACAAGTGTTTTGAGTGCCTTCTCTTAAGCGTATGAGGTGGGTgtggagaaattttaaaatgtaagataGTCTTTGCTCTGttgatctttttaaaacaatggtattgaaatataattgcacATCATGATACTTTCTCATTTTAAGCATATGATTCAGTGATTAGTAGTAAATGTTCCGAGTCATGCAAGTTTAATTGAATTTCAGGGCATCTCCACCTCATTCCTTTCCCtggtcacatttttttaaagactgtttcTTCTGAGTGGTTTGCCGACTTCTCGCAGGGAAGCTGTTCTGTAAATTGGGACGGAATGACTCATAACCAGGCCTGGAGCAGGGGCGGCAGAAGGAGCCCGCGGGCCTTCTCCGTGCCGGCTCTGGCTGCTCGCCTCCTGCGCCTGCAGATGCATACTCGCGGGGGAGACCTCGTGGCTCCCAAAGCTGAAAAGATTTGATATCTGAGTCCTCAGACCGGCTCCTACCTTCCCCTTTTTAGGGGAGGCGGGGTGGCGTGAAGACTGTGTTTGAGACTACTTCTTTTCTTGGACAGTAGTATTCATAGCATTTAAGGGGAAAAATTAATACTGTCCATTTTAACTAGAAGTTATATGTCcttttgaaaaatacagtttTCCAAGTTTCAGGCTTTACAGAAAACTTACCCACCTGGGCTCTAGAACCTTGCAGTTCAGAGTGTAACCTGAGCACCAGCTTCATGGGCATTTGCTgccttgttagaaatacagaacgccaggcttcactTTCTGTCACAGTTGCAGAATCCTCAGGGGATCTGTATGCACGTAGCTGTTCATCCCACTACGGATCCCAGCACAGCCTTGGAGATGCAGCATACTAATGTATTGTCCCAGATCCATTGAAGTCACTCTTCTTAAATGATGCTATGCTTTTCCCCGTAGTAATCTGTTTTCAGCATTTCTCTTAGGCTGAAGATAAAGAGGAAGAAGATGTATCAGGTGAACCTGAAGCTTCACCCAGTGCAGATACAACCATCCTGTTTGTGAAAGGAGAAGGTGAGCAGGGAGTGTGGTTGTAATTCAGACGCAgggatttttaaaatgacaggCACTGTTTGGGGAAGCGTTAATAATgataaaagtctttatttttgcaaatataGTGCAGACACATTTTGGGAGATAAAACCTGCTTATGTATGTATGAATACCCATATCTGTAAAGTATCGTTTCTGGCTTTGAAACTAAGGGGGAAGATAAATACTATGCATTTTAACTAGAAATTCAATGTCCCTTTGAAAGATACTGTCTTTAAACTTTATCCAGACTGCCACAGTAACATTAACATTCATATTTTAAGTGTAAATATTAGtgaaatactaaatattttttattaaagctgGTGTTAtgttagaagaagaaaaatggcTTACATTTATTGAGAGCCGATGTTTTGAGTATTTTGCATGTGTTACTGAATCCTAACAGGAACCCCGAGAGAAGAGTTGTTGAACAGATCCAGAGAGGTCACTGTTTGCTCAGGGTCACTCTCTGAGTAAACAGGCTGTGAAGATGGTTTAGACTCAGGTCCGTCTGGCCCCAGAACCTGTGCTTCAGTGGATGAGTAGCCCTGTAGATGATTATATACTTATTATTGGAGATATTCATTTGGCGGGCCTTCTCAAGCTCTCTCTTATTCCCATGTACATTCCAGCTCTGTGTCTACAGAAAGTGTGATTGGATTGAGAGGTTTTTGttttcacagttttatttttatagctgCCTCCTTGGGTCTTAACCTTCAGATCTGCATTCTGAGTAAGTGCCTAAAGTAGATAAGGGGTTTTTAAACGTCTGACAGACGTTCCAGTTTGCAGGAGAATCTCAGGCGTGCCCTCCCTGCCGCTGCTCCCCACTGTCGGCCCAGGCGGCAGAGCCTGAGCGGCGGTGCTGCTGAGCCCTCCAGCGCAGGGGCCCCGCCTGCGGCAGGCGCGCAGCGCCCGCGGTCACTGGCGACTTGGCCGCGGCCGGGCCCCAGTCCAGGTGCTCTGTTGAGCTCCTCAGTTGGAGCGCTGGCCTGTCGCTGAGGGTTTCAGCTTACACACAGCCTCCAGGCAGCTGCTGCAGTGTTCTCCTGAAACAGGGTCTGAAACCAAGTCCATCCACAGCAGGAAAGGACGTCAGAATCCATTTGTGACGTTTGTGTCTTTGCACCCTTTAAATGTTTTCTAACCTTCccgtctctttttttgtttcttagatTTTCCAGCAAATAACATTGTGAAGTTCCTGGTGGGCTTTACAAACAAGGGTACAGAAGATTTTATTGTCGAGTCTCTCGATGCCTCTTTCCGGTACCCTCAGGACTACCAGTTTTATATCCAGAACTTCACCGCTCTTCCCCTGAACACGGTCGTGCCGCCGCAGAGACAGGCGACCTTTGAGTACTCCTTCATCCCCGCAGAGCCCATGGGCGGCCGGCCCTTCGGTCTGGTCATCAACCTGAACTACAAGGATTTGAACGTGAGGCCCTCCTTAAGTTAGGGCGCTTGAGGACGGTTGACGTTGTCTAAGGACCGTTGTTTCTGTTCGTTCTAGTGCCTGTTTGGTGGTTGAGATTGATGGGCAGCCGGCAGGCATGGATAACACACGCCTCTGTCTTCTGCGCGTCTGTGATGCAGTTGGGTAGAGGGGTGACCGCGCCATGGCGTGACAAGCGCCGCGTCCTGGAGACgggagtggggctggggggtTCTGTGGGGCCCACTGCCTCCTCACGTGTTCATACATGTTAAGTGAGCTTTGTGCTTTCTGTTGCTTGCGTTTGGCCCATTCTACTACTGTGTAAGTTTTAAGGACTCTCTGTGACTATTTTTGTCACTTTATACACTTATAAAATATAACTAAGTCTTTTTAGAATATTAGAAAGGCTTATGCTTTGTGAGACCCAGATAGCCTTTCTGGTGTGTTACTCCCTAGCATAGGTGTGACCAGTGAGTGAATGCCAGAAACCCACTGGGATTTTGCTGCTGGGACTTGACCCCTAGATGCCAACTGTTATGTCCTCCTTCAGACAGGAGTGCATCTAAAAAGCTTTCAGAAAAGGAAGTTTCGTCCTTTCTGGAAGGCTTATTCAACCTTTGCATCACCTAGTGTCAGTGTATTTATCTTATGCCTGCGTTAAATTTCTGATGCTGCCAttggtttccttttttgtttttttaaaactacttagcagaatgggaaagatttttccatcttttttttttttttttggctgcacctcatGGGCTTGcgtgatctcagttccctgactgggattgaacctggtgcATTGAGAGCACCGAGTTGTAACCATTGTTCTGCCAGGAATGCCCCTTCCTTACTTTCAAAACAATGTACTAAATTTCCTCAACTTTATAGTTTAGTAGCTTGAAGGATTAtatatttcatcttctttttaaatagaattaaacTTAATCCAAAAGCGTGCATGTAGTTTCAGTTCTCTTGGAATGTTTGTTTCATCTTGGTATGCTAGCTGAAAGGTCTTGGAATAAGACTTAAACCATTACAGTTTAACAGTAAATAGTGACAGTTTGGAAAAGTGTTACCTCGGTGCTTCACACGGAACGCTGAACACACCTGCGTATTGTCCCAGTGAGGCTCACGTATTTGAAAACCGAAACTGTGTTGAGCTGACAATTATTTCAAGACCACCAAAGAAAAAGATTTTGGTCCTGTGAATGTCACTGACCATTTAATGCAAATTGATTTCCAATCCATTGTCAGCGTGGACTTGACTTTTGTTCAAGTCTAGTTCTTAAGGTTCTACTCCTGAATGCCCATGTTCATGCTTTCCTCTCTTGTTTGAAGGGTTACACAGAGCAGAAGCCAGGGCTTCTAGCTGAAGAGTGTTCTGTGgtctctgcttctttctgtacaTTTTACTGTGTATTCACTTCCCTGGTTTCTCACACATCGTCGCACCCCCCTCAAAGAAAGTGGGGACAATTTTAGCAAAGTTGGAGGCATTCTTTGTTTTGCAGGACAGAGTAGCATCATAATGTTGAGTCCCTGACATTGAATTAGTACACTCACGTATGACTCTCTTGAGTCTTAGGATGTCCTAAGTGATGGAGAGCTGTAGTGTATGTTAGGATGAAAGTTTGAGGAAGTCTTGTAGGCTTTCATTCTTCCAGTGCATTTCAgatttttgtgatttattttttcttaacagGGCAATGTTTTCCAAGATGCTGTCTTCAATCAAACAGTTACAATTATCGAGAGAGAAGATGGGTTAGATGGAGAAACGTAAGTGAGGTTTCCGGGATGTAGATCTTGGTCTCAGAAGGCGGGACTGGGAGGCTCGCGTCTGTCATCCTGGTGTTTCATGGTGAAAATGGAGCCTGCTGTGGATGGGGTGAAACCTTGACCACTTAACTCCACACTTTAGATGATTCTTACAACTATGATTAATAACAGCATGTTAGGACAGGTAgttaaaactaacaaaaattgttttagaaagatagttcactttttgttctttctgtctttaaattgttttatagTCATCAGCCTAATGGAAGTTGCATGCCTCcaaaattgctactgaaaatatATTGGGAgatttttatcttgaaaaatgtattctttgtGAATAGTGAATCATTTTTCAGTGTATACTTACTTGTGATTCACAAAGAGtagcttttaaataaaatcatgcaaAATCTAATCTTTGAGGAACAAAACCTAATGCAGTTATTTTAACTGAGCTTAGAATATAACAAATTATGAAGTAATTCATTGTCGATCATACGCCTTTTGGCAGAGTAGGGGGGAGACTCATTAATGTTAAAGGTAAATTCGTGAAACTATTATACCTGGATCTTagttgaatttaaaatattttactcttttttccccacaaattGTCTAGAAAACTTACGTTTTGTTAGAATCATCATTGCAATTATCTCGTAAGTCTTCTGAGTTAAAGCGCAGGAATAGTTTTAATGAGCTGTGGTATTTCTTAATGAACTGAAGCAAGTTTCTGTCTTCTCCTTTGATATCAGCATATTTATGTACATGTTCCTTGCTGGTCTTGGGCTGTTGGTTGTCGTTGGCCTTCATCAGCTCCTGGAATCTAGAAAGGTAAATGTAAATACACGTGAACATAACTCCTGTTGCGATACTTCAGATGTTGTTACAGAGCCAAGTACAATCTCGTTGTTTGTGGCTTCTTGCTCTCACTGTGGGTTTATAGATTGACAGGTTTGTtacaccttttaaaaatgaagcttgAAGATGAGACCTAGGGGGTGTGTTTGGGTTTGTTTAGAATTTTCTGCCACGTGCAGTTAATGGATGTGTTATTTTACTTATTAGCCATGCAGTTTATTCTTGACCATTGGGCTGATTTCTGGTTAGCAATGAAATGAGTCTTGGTTtgaaaaagagagagtgaaattGGCCAAATTCTGCTCTCATTAGAGTAGTGAAGTGTTTGCATCGAAGCCCCTGGTATGGTCATGGTCTCCTGGCTTTGAACAGGGTGGTTAATTCTTCCCCTGTGTCCTCatcgccctccccgcccccacccgccaAACAAAAGCCCCAAATGAGATAATCCATGCTGCTCCTTCAGTATGTAACATGGTTTGTGTCAAATATATTGATATCCACTAACTCCAAACAATTGCTAGATATTTTGGTTAATCATTATTTATTAAGCAATAAGTCAGGCAGTCAAATCTCTGTGGTATTGGTAGTACATGTTAATTCAGTCATTattcttttaaagagaaatagTGCTTAAATGTTAATTTCCATCACTTTCATTACCTTATTTTCATAATAGCATTTTTGCTATAAATTTATGTATTAGGGATAAGCCATTTTTTTCAGTTGTCTTTCTGTGTATTCAGATCTAGTTTTCAGACTGTAATTAATAATTTGGTTTCTTATATAAATAATTAGAtgggcttttattattttttaaagaataggaCTGAAGAGTAGAGttccatctcttttcttttttgcagtttTGCTGCAAATACTCAAGGAACAAAGTTTGAGGCTGTTAGCTTAACTGAGattgtatgtttttgttttatttataccaGCTATTTAAGTGTATTTAGACACAATGCAGGAATCTGCATGCAACATTTCAGTAATTATTCCACATTTTGTtgaatgtgaaaataaatttgttaAGATTTGATTCCCAAAATGAAAAAAGTCATTGTATAAATAGTAGTTCTTACTTGGTCTACCAATTGTATTAACATATGAAGCTTTAGAGCAGAGGAAAAGGTTGTTAAAGCCTGGAAATAAATAATTGTGAAAATTTATTCCTTATTCTTTATAATTGCTATAGACATGGTTtcctcctaattaaaaaaataattgagcaATACATTTTAGCACTAGAAGAGAACTTGTTTATCTATTAAGATATTTAAGCAGGTAGACTTGATAgaggtcttttaaaaattatagtaaaacACTATAATGGAGCGCCTATAACATGAAGTTTTTATGTTCTTTTAGCGCAAGAGGCCCATTCAGAAGGTAGAGATGGGAACATCGAGTCAAAACGATGTCGACATGAGCTGGATTCCTCAGGAAACTCTGAATCAGATCAGTAAGTACTCAAACTTGGCTggaaatttttctcttaaatggAAGTAAGTATCTTAGATTTAGCAAAAAAAATGCCTGGTCGATGCTACTTAATACTTACCTTTTCATTACTTCCAGAGTCTAATATGATTGAATGCTTTACGTTTTTCTCTGTGTACTGTATTTATACTTTAATTTGGAAATACTTCCACATCTGCAGTTTGTGTACAGATGTGTGGGTTCTCTATATTCCTAACCtttccctgtttcttttttctttcctgttgctTCAGTGCAGAGTAGAAGAGGTGaggcaattaatttttttaatggtatttGATGTAGTATTGAGAGCTCTTGTACAACATGTGAATACCTTATCGTAAGTTTAATGATAGTTTTCTGTCACTGTTTATTAGAAAACGAACTGCCATCTACCCACTGTATTGAAAGAAGAAACCTACCGTACTGCCTGATAGTTTATCTaatataatttcagttttattatatatgtagTTGGTGAAATACTAATCTTTATAGGAGAAAATAGTTTTTTCTCCTCCAGTGGTaagcagactttttaaaaaacattataaaaGCAGTATGGCGTCatttttttaaggtgaaaaaCTTCACATCACCTGCTGGCTCCACCAGCCCCACTTTCCATGAGTAACTGGTGTTCACGTGCACGTCTGCTGTGTCTGTCTGCTCACAGATGGTGTCGTGTGGCACACGCTCCTGTAGCCTGCGTTCTCCGGCCTCGGGAGTCTCTGTGGTGATGACTTACGTACTTGGTTCATTTTTAACGACCGTATAAATGTGTTAGGATTGATTAAGCCTGTTCTGTGTTGAAGGATAGAACagtttctgtttccagttttttttgttcttaaaataaatcttccGGTGAATATTCTTATATATGAGACGATGGGGTAATTTTTGAAATTGAGATGTAGTTGACACGTCACATTAGTTTTGCACGTACACCATAATGATTTGACGTTCATGAGGCGATCATGGCACCTCGTCAGCACCGTCCCACGCAGGTGTGTTCTCGTGATGAGATGAGGCCCTTTTAGGGTCTGTTCTCTTGGCTGTGTTCAGGTGGCAGCCCAGTATCGTTTACCTGTGATCACCTTTCGTGTTTCACATCCTTGTGACTTacagctggaagtttgtaccatTTGACCCCAGGCTCCTATTTTGCCCAGTCTCCTACTCGGGACAATTTCCTAAAAGTAGAATAGCTAAGTCTAAGCATATGTATGTCTTTGTGGAAAGTGTCCCAGTTCCCTCCCCAAAGGTAGTGTTCTCAACAGTGTATGATATTTCCTGTTCCTCTTCCCCTCTTACAAATCCTTCTCGAGTGTTACCACATGTGTTAATCTACCAGTATGCTATGAAACAGAACCTCAGTTTTCATTTACAGTTAGGAATGAGGTCTGGATTTAGGCATCATCATTGGGCACTTGGTAGATCGGGTTTGGCGGGAGGGGACGGTGAGGCGGTGGTTTTCCTTTGGAGACCGAGAAGCATCGTTATGTGCATCAGTGTTCTTTGCTGAAATGAAACGCCACTCTCTAGGCTTTTGTGGCGTTTGGAGCCACTGTCCCCAAAGCTGGGTGACTCCAGGCCCTGCCTCTGTCATTCATTGGTCTGCTGCTTAACCGATGGGCAGACGGGTGGGCGGACAAGGCTTTAGACTCACTGTTAAAGGTCAGCTGGATCCGGCTGTTCTGCGATGGAGTGAAATTCACTTGTTGAACAAATATGCTTTGCAGGTTCTTAGAGACTCTTTATCAtgtatttctgtatttaaaaCTGCTGCGGGGGTTGACATTGGAGGTCACTAATGACCATTTTATATCTGTAGTAACAGCTGTGTCCATGTAAACGGctgattctgaaatatttttgttgttgttgggggtggggttggtgaacattaattaattagttattacttatttaaaaaaatatttaaaggtagAAAAAGCAATTAATTCATAGTCTAACCTTTTTGAAAACCTGCTGAAAGGTGTAGGCTTTCTTCATCAGAAGAGTGCTTCTGTGCTCAGTTAGGTACTGAGCCCCCGAAACACCTCATTACCAGCCTGCCGGCTAAAGGAGAGGCCACTCTCGTGTGATAACTTCAGTCGTCTAATTCTTAAGGacagtctttaaaaaagaatttttagctTGTAAATATTCTTTGTAAACATTTACTATGTGTTTCTTATACTGGAAAGATAATTATAATTTGCAACTTATTCCATAAAGAACTTATATTCCTAATAGGTTAGGTGCTCCTAGAAAATAGGAGAGTGGTCAGAGAGAAGAcagtcttttactttttaaataagctTCAAGATGACTCCTCTTAGTGGATGAAACTGAAAGGAACACCACCAGGTTATTTTTGGTCTAATAGACCACACTAAGACTAAcgt from Muntiacus reevesi chromosome 20, mMunRee1.1, whole genome shotgun sequence encodes:
- the SSR1 gene encoding translocon-associated protein subunit alpha isoform X1, translated to MWSLRRLLLLLLLVFPATLLLRGGPGGSLAVAQDLTEDEETVEDSIIEDEDDEAEVEEDEPTDLAEDKEEEDVSGEPEASPSADTTILFVKGEDFPANNIVKFLVGFTNKGTEDFIVESLDASFRYPQDYQFYIQNFTALPLNTVVPPQRQATFEYSFIPAEPMGGRPFGLVINLNYKDLNGNVFQDAVFNQTVTIIEREDGLDGETIFMYMFLAGLGLLVVVGLHQLLESRKRKRPIQKVEMGTSSQNDVDMSWIPQETLNQINKASPRRLPRKRAQKRSVGSDERRRRETH
- the SSR1 gene encoding translocon-associated protein subunit alpha isoform X2, whose translation is MWSLRRLLLLLLLVFPATLLLRGGPGGSLAVAQDLTEDEETVEDSIIEDEDDEAEVEEDEPTDLAEDKEEEDVSGEPEASPSADTTILFVKGEDFPANNIVKFLVGFTNKGTEDFIVESLDASFRYPQDYQFYIQNFTALPLNTVVPPQRQATFEYSFIPAEPMGGRPFGLVINLNYKDLNGNVFQDAVFNQTVTIIEREDGLDGETIFMYMFLAGLGLLVVVGLHQLLESRKRKRPIQKVEMGTSSQNDVDMSWIPQETLNQINKASPRRLPRKRAQKRSVGSDE